The Ketogulonicigenium robustum nucleotide sequence ATTTGTCGGTGGTGACTGGGGCGCGGTTGATCGGGCTGATCGACGCTGGCTGCGGCTAGAACTGCGTTTCCAAAACGCCAGCTAAGCTATTGATTCCTACGTGGGTTGGCTTGGGGTGTTTCCACGGCATCTTATTGAAAGATATGAACTTGCGCGCTCCTGTCGGGTGCGCCATCATCCAAATTCAGACATTTAAGACGCTGATAATTCAGGTTTTATTTTTCGAGTTGGAACTTATCTTTAAAAAGTTGGAACTATCGCGTTCGTCACTTGTTCCCATCAGGATGCGACGGCGTTCAGCCTTGCGGCTGTAATGGTCGATTTCCGCCAGAGATTCATGTCCTGTCCATGCCCCGATCTGGTGGGTCGTCGCGCCGTTTTCAGCAAGGGAAGAGGCGCGGGCCTTGCGTAGGCCGTGTGCCGTTTTGCCGACCAAGCCCGCTGTCGATGCCGCTTCTGAAAACCATGTGCTTGCCCCTTTGATCGACCGGGGTTTGCCATGTTCCGTCACCATGATGACCACATGGCGTTGCGGCCGTGCGTTCAGGGCATCGATCAGCAAAGCCTGATCTGTGGGATCTGCAAACTTGGGCGCTGGGGTCATAACGGGGATCGAAACCTCGCCGCCGGTTTTCTGTTGATTGAACGTCAGCCAGCCGTCGCGGCCGACCATACCTTCGGAAATTCTCACCGCGTCTGACATGCGCGCCCCCGTCCAATACAGCAGCTCCATTGCGAGGCGTTGTGAGAGGTGGTTCGGTTTATCTGAATATGTTCCGGGCGTTTTCCAAGTGGTTTTCCGCTTCGGTTAGGCGTCTGCCACTTCGGGCATTGGATGGTTGAAGTAAGCGTGATCGGGGGTTTTCCCGTCAAGCGATGAATGCGGACGGCGGGTGTTGTAGAAGTTCAGATATCGGCCGATCCCGGCGCGGGCTTCGGCCAAGCTTGCATAGGCCCGGAGATAGACTTCCTCGTGTTTGATGGTCCGCCAGAGGCGTTCAACGACGAGGTTGTCGCGCCATGCCCCGTGGCCATCCATGCTGATCTTGATTTCCCGGGCGTCCAGCACCTTGATGAAGTCTGTCGAAGTGAACTGGCTGCCGTGGTCCGTATTGAAGATCTCGGGCGTGCGGTATCGCGCCAGCGCCTCTTCCACAGCTTCTATGCAAAAATCGGCCTCCAGCGTGATCGACGCCCGTCATGCCAGGACGCGCCGTGTGAGCCAGTCCAGCACGGGCGCGAGGTAGATGAACCCACGCGCCATCGGAATGTAGGTTCCATCCATTGTCCAGACCTGATTGGGCCGGGTGATGGGCAGCTTCCTGAGCAGATAGGGGTAGCTCTTGTGCCCCGGCGCCGGCTTCAAGGTGTTCGGCCGGCGTTAAAGCGCCTCGATGCCCATGGTCTTCTCCTCGCTCGCAGCATCATGCCGCTGTTGCGCGGAAAAACCACTTATCCCAGATGTTCAGATTTCCGGAACCACCTCTGATAACCGCCGTTGGCCGGAGTGGCTGATCGAGGGCTGCCCGATTCACGACACAATCGACGCTGTGTGGGGTAAAAACGATGAACCTTGAAAACGTCCCAGCCCCCCGCAGCACCAAGGCGCAGGCCCAAGGCTGCCGGTGCGAGGTGCGCAATGTCGAGCCGCAGGACTACGCGAAATGGCCCAACTGGTTGACGCGCGGTTGCCACCTGCACGATGCCACGTGGCTTGCCGCCAGACATGGTCGTACTTGATATCATACCCGCCTCGTGCGGGCTTTTTTTATGCGCAGGAGGCGCTATGTCTGATCCATCCCCGCTGCGCAGTCCCGAGTTCTGGGGCGGCGTGGCCGTCGCGCTGATTGTGAAAGTGCGCACCAGTGAGCGCAGCTTGGCCCGTGGCAGGTCATCACGACGATTGTGGTGGCTGTGCTGGCGGCATGGGGCGCCACGGAGTGGGTGTCCGCCTTGACGGACGTGCCCCAGCCTGTGGCGGTCGCGATCGTCACCCTGACGGCAGAGGGCGTCATGCGCTGGCTGCTGATCGCGGTGAACGACCCTAAGCAGGCCATCGAGTTGTGGAAGGCGTGGCGGAAGTGACGCCCTTCACTATGATTGCATTACGCCGAGGCTTGGATCGACTTGTCGTTGGTTGCATGGCGTTCAATCAAGGTCTTGATAGCGCGACCTGACGGTACTGCGCGGGCCAGCTCTCGCTCTGCGCCGATTTCCTCCAGCTCGGGGAATATCGCAAAGATTTCGGCGCGCGACGCTGCTGGAAGGCTGGCGAGGGCAATCGGGCCGGTGTGAAGGCTTTCACTTTCAGCGCCATTGGCGAAGACGATTTCGTGCTGGTCAAATAGGATGTGGAAATATTCGACGCTCGCGGCGGCTTCATCGACGTAAATGCCGGGCAGGGCCGTCAGCTTGACTGCGGGCACCAGCACTTCGCCGCCAAACATACGCTCGGCGATTTTCGAACGCACAAGCATGCGGTGCTGCGGCGAGACGCGCAGGTCTTGGGCGGGTAGATTGTCCCCCAGCGCGCCAGCCGTGATGCAGATCGGGCGCATGTTATCAGTCTTCGTCCCCAAAGCAGCTCTCATTGCGCCGACCCATCTGATGGGCTGGGGGCCATGATCGGTCGTAAGGACCATATCACCCGCGCGGAGATCTTCGATTGTGCGATAACCTGTAGGGGTGGCAATCAACGTGCCGCGTGTAAAGCAGACGGCTTGTCCAGTCTTGGTATTAAAACCAACTTCGGAAAACTCGATTGTAACGCCAGGCGCGAACGAGACGGGACCAAGTGATATAATCGTTCCGACCTCTCCGATAACGTTGTATTCGGTTGCGGTTATTATAGCATATACATTTCCGCCCGACGTGCCCAGATATTCGATAGTTATTCCTGGCCCCGTTGGACTGTCAGGAAAGAGAATTTCGAGCTCATCTCCTACCCGAAAGACGGTGTCTGTCCCTTCTTTAGCAACTCCCCATGCGGTCTCCGGTCTTCCAAGTGAATAGGACCAGTAGGTAGAGGTAACGGTGCCGTCGTCGTTTGACGTGAATTCCGTGGAATACTGCACATTGAAGCGAATCATACTTCACTTAACCTTATCTATGCCATTGATTTCATTTAATATAATGCAATCAATAATGCTTGTCGTGTAGACGGGCGCTGTACGCCTCTTTCTTTAATCATTGGCGGGAGGGGACCTTAGTTCCCAATGCTAACCAATTCCTAACCTAGTATATAATTTCATATAAGCCCATAGCATATACGTATGATATTTGGCCGCACACCCCGCCATCGTGCGGGGTTTTCCATTTCATAGGAGGGCAGGCCATGACGGTCAGCATCGGCAGCGACCACGCGCGGCGGATCATCACCGTCGCGCGTGAACAGCGGCTTACGCGCGCTCAAACGGCCTATGTGCTTGCGAAGGCGTGGCACGAAACGGAGGCGTTCAATTGGCTGCGGGAAATCTGGGGCTCGACACCGGCCCAGCTGCGATACGAGGGACGGGCCGACCTCGGCAACACCGCGACAGGGGATGGCAAGGGCTTCATGGGGCTGGGCTATGTGCAGATCACGGGCCGCAGCAGTTACACCGATTGATCTAAGCGCACGGGCCTTGCCCTGATCTTCCAGCCCGAGCTGGCCGCCAGCGCCGGTGAAACTGCGTGCGGATGCACGGGCCAGCAGCTTCATTTTACGAAAGTTCAAGCGGCCGGCACTGGCTGTCGTGCTGGCTTTCGTGGTTTTGGTCGTGCTATTGTGGCTAGCGGCGCGCTGGGTTTTCGGCGGTTGAATTCAGTGCCTGCCGCTTTGATCCGATAGGCCGAAAGAAATGCATGCGCCCACCCATCGTTAATATATTGACATTTCATTCGCGCGGTGCGTCAAGTTGACGCATGGTAAGTCTAACGCGCTTGAAAGGATGGGCCAATGGTCGATACCAGAGCATTTAGAGACGAACAAACAACAGCTTGGGGCGCAGTCATCGCCGGTGCGGTGACCGTCTTCGCCATTTCCATGGTCGTGACCATGATTGGGGTCGGCCTAGGATTGGGGGCGGTAGATGTTAACGCCGCGAACCCCGTCGATGGCGTCGGAATGGCGTTCGGCCTCACCTCCGCCATCGGGTTGGTGATCAGCTTGGCCGCCGGTGGCTTTGTGGCGGGCCGCCTTGCCGGTCGCTCGGGGGCGATCCATGGCTTTCTGACGTGGGCATTGACGCTGTTCATCGCAGCGATCTTCAGCATCCTTGGTGCGGCGACAGTGCTGCGCGGCGCATCCGCGATTGTGGGCGGCGTTGCCAGTGGCGCTGGCCAAGTGGTGGGGGCTGCCGCGGATGGGGCAGGTGCCTTGGCGGGTGCGATCGACGGCGACATGCTGCCGCAAATCGACCTGACCGCCGCGACGCGCGACATCCGCGGCGCCCTGCGCAACACCGATATTGAGGCCTTGCAGCCCCAAAATATCGACGCTGCTGTTTCTGGGGCACGAGCCGATATCACAACCGCCGCGCGCCGCTTGGCGGTGACCCCCGGCGATTACGAGGCCATCGCGACCGATCTGGGCCAAAGCCTGCGCGGCCGCGTCGAAGGCATCGCAAACGACATAAACCGCGACGATATCGAGGCCGCACTGGTGCAAAACGGCTTTACGCAAGACCAAGCCAGCGATGCGACCGACCGCGCTATCGCCGCGTTTGATCAGGCACGCAACACCGCCACCGACGCGATCAACAACGCCGAGAAGATGATCGCCGACACGCAAACCCGCATCGCCGACCTGCAGGTTAAAGCGCAAGAGGCCGCCGCCCAAGCCGCCGCGGCCAGCGCCGCCGCAGCACTTTGGGCAGGCCTAGCGGCGATTGTCGGGGCTGTCTTGGCCGCCTTCGCAGGCCTTTACGGCGTCAATAGTCGTAACCGCGCCCGTCCGTAAGGCGGCTGCTTTACGGCAAAAGCCCCGCTTCGGCGGGGCTTTTTACCTTTGCCGCTGCTGGCGGCGCCAATCCCAAGGCGCGATGAATTCGCCCGCCCACATGCCGCGTTTCTCGCGGCGCGCGGCGCGCTCTTGGCCGTCGTAAACCGCACCGCCATATTGCCTGTAGGCTAGGGCGTGGCCATTGCGCACCATCACCGCGCCAACATCAGCGCCGTTCGCGTGACAGGTCGCCACGACGCGGCCATAGCGGTCGGTGTCGCGGTAGCGGCAGGCCACCGTCGCGCGCCCGATGAAGTCGGACAGGAACAGCGCAGCCTCGGTCCCGCAGCGATAATCATGCCCCCCGCGTGCGCAGGCCTGCCGCCCTTCGGGGGCGTCGATCCCATGTAAACGGATGCGCTGGCCGTGCATATCCAACGTGTCGCCATCGATGACCGAGACGACGCCGGTCAGGTTTTGCTGCGCATGCGCGGGCGTCAACGAAAGTGGCCAGATGGCGGCGAACAGGATCAGCATCAGTTTCATCGCGCCTGATTAGCAGCCGCTGCGGGGCACGGCATCAGGAAAATCGCTCGAATTTGCGCAGGTTTGCGCGTATTTCCGCGCGCGCGGCCCCGACCGGTTTGCACCCTTGGGCCTACTGCCTATCTTTACCCCCACACACTGACGAGATGCAAAACGCAGATTAAAAAGGGGGAAACCATGCGACTGACGGGCTTGTTCTACACCGCCCTTGCAGGGCAAATGGCCGCCACCGTGCCGGTTCTGGCAGATGATTTGGCCGACGGCGCACAGATTGCGGCGGCCTTTGTCGCGGGCGATACCGACCAAATCTGGGCCGCCGCCACGCCCGATATGCAACAGGCTTTCGGATCGGCCAAAGATCTGGCCGCTTGGCGCACTAGCCTCGGCACCGAATTCGGAACCGAGGAAGAGGTGATCGACGAACAGACCGCCGAAAGCGGCGGCTTCACCGTGTATAGCCGCGTTGCCCGCTGGTCGGACACACCCGACCCGATGGAAATCGTCATCTCGCTGGACGAGGGGCAGAAAATCGCGGGATTCGTGATGCGCCCGCAACCCGTCGCCGCCAATAGCGCCCAGATGGATTATGAAACCCAAGCCAATCTGCGGCTGCCGTTCGATGGGCCTTGGTTCGTTTATTGGGGCGGGCGCGACATCGCCGATAACTACCATGCTGCCGATCCTGTCCAGCGTTTTGCAATGGACTTTCTGGTCCAGCAAGACGGCCAAAGCTATGCCGGCGATGCATCGATTTTGGCGAATTACTATTGCTGGGGGCAACCGATTTTGGCGCCTGCAAATGGCACTGTGGTGGCCGCAGAAGGCGGCTGGCCCGACCAACCCATCGGCGAGACCGACCCCGTAAACCCGCTGGGCAACCATGTGGTGATCGACATGGGTAACGGCGAGTTCGTGTTCCTGGCGCATTTGCAGCAAGACAGCCTGACCGTTTCCGAGGGCGACACCATCAGCGCGCGCCAGCAAGTCGGGCGCTGCGGGAACAGCGGTAACTCGACCGAGCCCCACCTGCACATGCATATGCAGAACGATCCCACCTTTGGCCAAGGCGAGGGGTTGCCCGCCCAATTCAACCGCTATACCGCAGACGGCGAAACCGGCTTGCAGGGTGAGGTGCGCAAGGGGCAGACCGTCCAGCAGGATTAATTATATTTCAGGCGAGTCACCCTCGGCCTGTATCCGTGCGGCCTGTACCGCGTGCAAATGGCCGATCGACCAGCGGTGCAGGGCCGCCGGCAGCGTTTCCAACGACCGCCCCAGATTGGTGATTGCGTATTCAACCGAAACGGGCAAGCTGGCGATGAATCGGCGACTGATCAAGCCGTTATGTTCCATCTGCCGTAGGCACTGAGCCAGCGCTTTTTGCGTCACCCTCTCGATATGGCGACGCAATTCGTCAAAGCGTATAGGACCGGCTTTCAGAACGCTCAGCGCCATCATTGTCCAATTGCCGGTCACCTGTCCGAACAGAATCCTGCAGGGACATTCGGCCGAAAAATACGCGCAATCGGTCATGGGGTAGTTTACGCCGGTATACTTGGTTGGCATTTGGTGTCTAATTGACACTAGATTTACAAGATATACTACGCCTGATCTATGCCATAGCATCGGCTGTCTGTGTGGCGGCCGGTTGGATGGGAACGGACTGATAGCGTGAAAAACCTATTGATCTTCAATGGCCACCACAGCGTCAGCGCGTCTTCCGGCAGACTGAACTGCAGCTTCGTCGAGAAGGCAGAATACTTATTTGAATACAATGGGTTAAACGTATATAATTCGATTAGAAACGATGTATAGGGCATTCGCCCGGGGTCATCAAATCCATCCGCGCCGACGTCGTCTTCATGCGAATCTCGGTCAACTGGATGAGGTCTGGATGCTGGGCCTGCGCGGCACACTCTCGGCAGGCGACGGCGCACGGCTGCCGCCCCCAAGGAAAACTACGGCCTTGGCGGTAAGTTTACGGACAAATACATGCTCTCGGTCACCGG carries:
- a CDS encoding Hint domain-containing protein; amino-acid sequence: MIRFNVQYSTEFTSNDDGTVTSTYWSYSLGRPETAWGVAKEGTDTVFRVGDELEILFPDSPTGPGITIEYLGTSGGNVYAIITATEYNVIGEVGTIISLGPVSFAPGVTIEFSEVGFNTKTGQAVCFTRGTLIATPTGYRTIEDLRAGDMVLTTDHGPQPIRWVGAMRAALGTKTDNMRPICITAGALGDNLPAQDLRVSPQHRMLVRSKIAERMFGGEVLVPAVKLTALPGIYVDEAAASVEYFHILFDQHEIVFANGAESESLHTGPIALASLPAASRAEIFAIFPELEEIGAERELARAVPSGRAIKTLIERHATNDKSIQASA
- a CDS encoding winged helix-turn-helix transcriptional regulator produces the protein MPTKYTGVNYPMTDCAYFSAECPCRILFGQVTGNWTMMALSVLKAGPIRFDELRRHIERVTQKALAQCLRQMEHNGLISRRFIASLPVSVEYAITNLGRSLETLPAALHRWSIGHLHAVQAARIQAEGDSPEI
- a CDS encoding thermonuclease family protein, whose product is MKLMLILFAAIWPLSLTPAHAQQNLTGVVSVIDGDTLDMHGQRIRLHGIDAPEGRQACARGGHDYRCGTEAALFLSDFIGRATVACRYRDTDRYGRVVATCHANGADVGAVMVRNGHALAYRQYGGAVYDGQERAARREKRGMWAGEFIAPWDWRRQQRQR
- a CDS encoding YrzE family protein translates to MVDTRAFRDEQTTAWGAVIAGAVTVFAISMVVTMIGVGLGLGAVDVNAANPVDGVGMAFGLTSAIGLVISLAAGGFVAGRLAGRSGAIHGFLTWALTLFIAAIFSILGAATVLRGASAIVGGVASGAGQVVGAAADGAGALAGAIDGDMLPQIDLTAATRDIRGALRNTDIEALQPQNIDAAVSGARADITTAARRLAVTPGDYEAIATDLGQSLRGRVEGIANDINRDDIEAALVQNGFTQDQASDATDRAIAAFDQARNTATDAINNAEKMIADTQTRIADLQVKAQEAAAQAAAASAAAALWAGLAAIVGAVLAAFAGLYGVNSRNRARP
- a CDS encoding M23 family metallopeptidase, whose product is MRLTGLFYTALAGQMAATVPVLADDLADGAQIAAAFVAGDTDQIWAAATPDMQQAFGSAKDLAAWRTSLGTEFGTEEEVIDEQTAESGGFTVYSRVARWSDTPDPMEIVISLDEGQKIAGFVMRPQPVAANSAQMDYETQANLRLPFDGPWFVYWGGRDIADNYHAADPVQRFAMDFLVQQDGQSYAGDASILANYYCWGQPILAPANGTVVAAEGGWPDQPIGETDPVNPLGNHVVIDMGNGEFVFLAHLQQDSLTVSEGDTISARQQVGRCGNSGNSTEPHLHMHMQNDPTFGQGEGLPAQFNRYTADGETGLQGEVRKGQTVQQD